From the Methylomonas sp. MK1 genome, one window contains:
- a CDS encoding histidine phosphatase family protein yields the protein MSLKIYLLRHGETAYSQRGAFCGSLDPDLTAEGKAMAQAFADAYRSLTWSDVFVSPMQRAIATAQPLCDALSLTMQFRAGLREISYGAWEDQEQDYVNQHHAQDYLRWQTDPAWNPPTGGETAMQIAARALPVITEIQTQYKTGNVLLVSHKATIRILLCSLLGIDLGRYRDRINALAASVSIIKFTEYGPMLEVLGDRNHLPENLRQRAGT from the coding sequence ATGAGCTTGAAGATCTATTTGCTGCGCCACGGCGAGACCGCATACAGCCAACGCGGCGCGTTTTGCGGATCGCTGGACCCGGATTTGACGGCTGAGGGCAAGGCAATGGCGCAAGCCTTTGCCGATGCCTATCGCTCGCTTACCTGGAGCGATGTCTTCGTCAGCCCAATGCAACGCGCTATCGCCACCGCGCAGCCCTTGTGCGATGCATTGAGTCTGACCATGCAATTCCGTGCGGGCTTAAGGGAAATCAGCTACGGTGCCTGGGAGGACCAGGAACAAGACTATGTCAATCAGCACCATGCGCAGGACTACCTGCGCTGGCAAACCGATCCGGCCTGGAATCCTCCCACCGGAGGCGAAACGGCCATGCAAATCGCCGCCCGCGCCCTGCCGGTCATCACCGAAATCCAAACCCAATACAAAACCGGTAATGTGCTGTTGGTGTCACACAAGGCAACGATCCGTATTTTGTTGTGCAGCTTATTGGGCATCGATTTGGGGCGTTATCGGGATCGTATCAATGCGCTCGCCGCTTCGGTAAGCATTATCAAGTTCACTGAATACGGGCCGATGCTGGAAGTGCTGGGCGACCGCAATCATTTGCCCGAGAATTTGCGACAACGGGCTGGGACTTGA
- a CDS encoding phosphoketolase family protein, with amino-acid sequence MTTKTTITTSNTAPLSHEELSNINAYWQACNYLAAGMIYLRDNPLLKEPLKPDHIKNRLLGHWGSSPGLSFMYVHLNRLIKQYDLNAIFLAGPGHGAPGVLAPVYLEGTYAEIYPNKGEDEEGLLQFFKEFSFPGGIGSHCTPETPGSIHEGGELGYSISHAYGAAYDNPDLLVAVAVGDGEAETGPLATSWHSNKFLNPIRDGAVLPILHLNGYKINNPTLLSRIPHEELEQLFRGYGYTPYFVEGSDPETMHQLMAGVMETCVLEIRRIQQEARTSGIPTRPHWPMIILRSPKGWTGPKEVDGHKVEAFWRAHQVPLAGVKDNPGHMQLLSDWLHSYKPEELFDSNGKLIPALKALAPTGNRRMSANPHANGGLLRKALRMPDFQDYALALDGRGKVSAENTRPLGKFLRDIMSANMHNFRVFGPDENSSNKLDDVYKASKKTWLADYLPEDADGGELATDGRVMEMLSEHTLEGWLEGYLLTGRHGFFSSYEAFVHVIDSMFNQHAKWLAMSKAVSWRAPVSSLNLLITSTVWRQDHNGFTHQDPGFLDLVVNKSPSVTRIYLPPDVNCLLSVANHCLQSTDYINVIVCDKQKHLQYLDMDAAIKHCTKGIGIWEWASNDDGAEPDLVMASAGDIPTKEALAAVVLLREHFPQLKIRFINVVDLYKLVPASEHPHGLSDRDFDSLFTVNKPVIFNFHGYPWLIHRLAYRRHNHANMHVRGYKEKGSINTPLELAIQNETDRFSLAIDAIDRIPALQVSGAHVKEKLRDRQIDCRNYAYQNGIDRPEDDQWHWPY; translated from the coding sequence ATGACGACTAAGACTACGATTACGACATCGAACACTGCACCTCTAAGCCATGAAGAGCTAAGCAACATCAACGCCTATTGGCAGGCCTGTAATTATTTAGCCGCAGGCATGATTTACCTCCGCGATAACCCTTTGCTGAAAGAACCTCTTAAACCGGATCACATTAAAAACCGACTACTGGGCCACTGGGGTTCCAGTCCCGGCTTGAGTTTTATGTATGTCCATCTGAACCGGCTGATTAAACAATACGATTTGAATGCGATTTTCCTGGCCGGCCCCGGCCACGGCGCACCCGGCGTATTGGCACCGGTGTATCTGGAAGGGACTTATGCCGAGATTTATCCGAACAAGGGTGAAGACGAAGAAGGTTTGTTGCAGTTTTTTAAAGAATTTTCCTTTCCCGGCGGCATCGGCAGCCATTGCACGCCGGAGACACCGGGCTCGATCCATGAAGGTGGCGAGCTGGGCTACAGTATTTCCCACGCTTACGGCGCCGCTTACGACAATCCGGATTTGTTGGTAGCAGTGGCGGTTGGCGACGGCGAAGCCGAGACCGGACCACTGGCGACGTCCTGGCACTCCAATAAATTCCTGAATCCGATCCGTGATGGCGCGGTGCTGCCCATCCTGCATCTGAACGGTTACAAAATTAACAATCCGACCTTGCTATCCCGAATTCCCCATGAAGAGCTGGAACAGTTGTTTCGCGGCTATGGCTATACGCCCTACTTCGTGGAAGGTAGCGATCCGGAAACCATGCACCAATTGATGGCCGGGGTGATGGAAACGTGTGTGCTGGAGATTCGGAGAATCCAACAGGAAGCCCGTACGAGCGGTATTCCTACCCGTCCGCACTGGCCGATGATTATCCTGCGCAGCCCGAAAGGCTGGACCGGACCGAAAGAAGTTGACGGACATAAAGTGGAAGCCTTCTGGCGCGCCCACCAAGTGCCGCTGGCCGGCGTGAAAGACAATCCGGGGCATATGCAGCTATTGTCGGATTGGCTGCACAGTTACAAACCGGAAGAACTGTTCGATAGTAACGGCAAATTGATTCCGGCACTTAAAGCCCTAGCGCCAACCGGTAACCGCAGGATGAGCGCCAATCCGCACGCCAACGGTGGCCTGTTGCGTAAAGCGTTACGGATGCCGGATTTTCAAGATTATGCCTTGGCCTTGGATGGCCGCGGCAAAGTGTCGGCGGAAAATACTCGACCGCTGGGTAAATTTCTACGCGACATTATGAGCGCCAATATGCATAACTTTCGGGTATTCGGGCCCGACGAAAATAGCTCTAACAAGTTGGATGATGTTTACAAAGCCAGCAAAAAAACCTGGCTGGCTGATTACCTGCCGGAAGATGCCGACGGCGGTGAACTGGCGACGGATGGCCGGGTGATGGAAATGCTCTCCGAACATACCCTGGAAGGCTGGCTGGAAGGCTATTTATTGACCGGTCGGCATGGTTTTTTTTCGTCCTACGAAGCCTTTGTGCATGTGATCGATTCGATGTTCAACCAGCATGCCAAATGGCTGGCGATGTCCAAGGCCGTATCCTGGCGCGCGCCGGTGTCCTCGTTGAATTTGTTGATTACCTCGACGGTCTGGCGCCAGGATCACAACGGTTTTACCCATCAAGATCCCGGTTTTCTGGATCTGGTGGTCAACAAAAGCCCCTCTGTGACGCGTATTTATTTGCCGCCCGATGTGAACTGCCTGCTGTCTGTGGCCAACCATTGCCTGCAAAGCACCGACTACATCAATGTAATTGTCTGCGACAAACAAAAGCATCTGCAATACCTGGATATGGACGCAGCGATCAAACATTGCACCAAGGGCATAGGCATCTGGGAATGGGCCAGTAACGACGATGGTGCCGAACCGGACCTGGTGATGGCCAGCGCCGGCGACATTCCGACCAAGGAAGCCTTGGCGGCGGTCGTATTGCTGCGCGAGCACTTTCCACAACTGAAAATTCGTTTCATCAACGTGGTCGATCTCTACAAATTGGTGCCCGCCAGCGAGCATCCGCACGGTCTGTCGGATCGGGATTTTGACAGCCTGTTTACCGTCAATAAACCGGTGATATTTAATTTCCACGGTTATCCGTGGCTGATTCACAGACTGGCCTATCGGCGTCACAATCACGCCAATATGCATGTGCGCGGCTATAAGGAAAAAGGCAGCATCAACACCCCGCTGGAACTGGCAATCCAAAACGAAACCGACCGTTTTAGCCTGGCTATCGATGCGATAGACCGGATTCCGGCTCTGCAAGTGTCGGGTGCGCACGTCAAAGAAAAGCTGCGCGACCGGCAAATCGACTGCCGAAATTATGCTTACCAAAACGGTATAGACCGTCCGGAAGACGATCAATGGCATTGGCCGTATTGA
- the mgtA gene encoding magnesium-translocating P-type ATPase — protein MKKSNDKVKADTEIWWLQSPSQLRTARANDMGGLSSAEASAKLAECGPNLFRDHQQQALLLQFLARFKNPLVILLLVASAISAFTGELTNFVIISIMVLFSVTLDFVQEHRAGKAAESLRHSVSVKARVIRDGKPIDVPVTDVVPGDVALLSAGDMVPADGLLMEACDLFVKQALLTGEAYPIEKHPGELPADATDIQDASNAVFMGTTVISGSGKMRVIKTGTVTAIGAIADSLTSKPPATAFEVGTHRFGLLIMRLTVLLVLFVLLVNAYLGKPWLESFLFAVALAVGLTPELLPMVVSVTLSRGAMHMAEKRVIVKRLAAIQNLGSMDVLCTDKTGTLTEAKIRLEQHVDPQGQPSARVLELAYLNSFFETGLKSPLDEAILAHESIDVSAWQKIDEVPFDFERRRVSVLLDKGNGRLLVVKGASEEIITLCTHYEQQGSDVQVPLDPASRARIHEQHNALEREGFRVLGIAWREVPQDHPHAVVGDESELIFAGFAGFLDPPKQSAGAALAALKNSGVTVKIVTGDSDLVTQHVCAQLNIPVIGVLMGKDIAAMDDHALRIRVEKANLFCRVNPAQKDRVILALKARGHVVGYLGDGINDAPSLHSADVGLSVDSAVDVAKEAADMILLDQDLQVLHDGVLEGRRTFGNILKYIMMGTSSNFGNMFSMAGAALFLPFLPMLPTQILLNNILYDVSEVPIPLDQVDAEELRTPRVLDMNFIRNFMLVIGPISSAFDFLTFYILLTILKADEALFQTGWFVESLCTQVLVIFIIRTRGNPFKSRAHPLLVATSLSIALIGAILPFTPLGSYFGFVPPPAQFYLILAAMAVSYLFVVELAKRGFYSWHKKHGKPQRVGHRSI, from the coding sequence ATGAAAAAATCTAACGACAAAGTTAAAGCCGATACCGAAATTTGGTGGCTACAGTCACCTTCGCAACTGCGCACCGCGCGCGCTAACGACATGGGTGGTTTATCGAGTGCCGAAGCCAGTGCAAAATTGGCCGAGTGCGGTCCCAATCTGTTCCGCGATCATCAGCAACAGGCATTACTGTTGCAATTTCTGGCGCGCTTCAAGAATCCGCTGGTGATTTTGTTATTGGTCGCCAGCGCAATTTCTGCATTCACCGGCGAGCTTACCAACTTTGTGATCATCAGCATCATGGTGCTGTTCAGCGTTACCCTGGATTTTGTCCAGGAACACCGGGCTGGCAAGGCTGCGGAAAGTTTGCGGCATTCGGTTTCGGTGAAAGCCAGGGTAATACGCGATGGCAAACCTATCGATGTGCCGGTGACCGACGTGGTTCCCGGCGATGTCGCCCTGCTCTCGGCTGGCGATATGGTGCCGGCGGACGGCTTGCTGATGGAGGCCTGCGACCTGTTCGTCAAACAGGCTTTGTTAACCGGCGAAGCCTACCCGATCGAAAAACACCCAGGCGAGTTACCCGCCGATGCCACCGATATTCAAGATGCCAGCAATGCGGTGTTCATGGGCACCACAGTCATTAGCGGCAGCGGCAAAATGCGGGTGATTAAAACCGGCACGGTTACCGCGATCGGCGCTATCGCCGATAGCCTGACCAGTAAACCGCCGGCGACCGCGTTTGAAGTGGGCACTCATCGTTTTGGCTTGTTGATCATGCGGCTAACGGTTTTGCTGGTATTGTTCGTGTTATTGGTGAATGCTTATTTGGGCAAACCCTGGCTAGAATCTTTTTTGTTTGCTGTAGCTCTGGCGGTGGGTTTGACGCCGGAACTGCTGCCGATGGTGGTTTCGGTCACACTTTCACGCGGCGCGATGCACATGGCCGAAAAGCGGGTGATCGTCAAACGCCTGGCAGCGATCCAAAACCTGGGCTCGATGGATGTGCTATGTACCGATAAAACCGGCACCTTAACCGAAGCAAAAATTCGTTTGGAACAACACGTCGATCCGCAAGGCCAACCCAGTGCGCGAGTGCTGGAACTGGCTTATCTGAACAGTTTCTTCGAAACCGGTCTGAAAAGCCCGCTGGACGAGGCCATCCTCGCACATGAATCCATCGATGTCAGCGCTTGGCAAAAAATCGACGAAGTACCCTTCGATTTCGAGCGGCGGCGGGTATCGGTGTTGCTGGATAAGGGCAATGGCCGCTTGCTGGTGGTGAAAGGCGCGTCCGAAGAAATCATCACCCTCTGCACCCACTACGAACAGCAAGGCAGCGACGTGCAAGTGCCGCTCGATCCCGCCAGTCGAGCCAGGATCCACGAACAACACAACGCGCTGGAGCGGGAAGGCTTCCGGGTGTTGGGCATCGCCTGGCGCGAAGTGCCGCAAGATCATCCGCATGCGGTAGTTGGCGACGAAAGCGAGTTGATCTTTGCCGGCTTTGCCGGCTTCCTTGATCCGCCGAAACAAAGCGCCGGCGCTGCGCTAGCGGCATTAAAAAACAGTGGTGTGACCGTCAAGATCGTTACCGGCGACAGTGATCTGGTGACCCAACACGTCTGCGCGCAGTTAAATATTCCGGTCATCGGCGTACTGATGGGCAAAGACATCGCCGCCATGGACGATCACGCTTTGCGTATCCGCGTCGAAAAAGCCAATCTATTTTGTCGGGTCAATCCGGCGCAAAAAGACCGTGTCATCCTGGCACTAAAAGCGCGCGGCCATGTAGTCGGTTATTTGGGTGACGGCATCAACGATGCACCATCCCTGCATTCAGCCGATGTCGGCTTGTCGGTGGATTCTGCGGTCGACGTTGCCAAGGAGGCGGCCGATATGATTTTGCTGGATCAGGATTTACAAGTTTTGCATGACGGCGTGCTGGAAGGCCGACGTACTTTCGGCAATATTTTGAAATACATCATGATGGGCACCAGCTCCAATTTCGGCAATATGTTCAGCATGGCTGGCGCCGCGCTATTTCTACCCTTCTTGCCGATGCTGCCGACCCAAATTTTGCTGAACAACATTCTCTACGACGTCTCCGAAGTGCCGATTCCTTTGGATCAGGTCGATGCGGAAGAACTGCGTACTCCACGGGTATTGGACATGAACTTCATCCGCAATTTCATGCTGGTGATTGGCCCAATCAGTTCAGCGTTCGATTTTTTGACCTTTTACATTCTATTGACGATATTGAAAGCCGACGAAGCCTTATTCCAAACCGGTTGGTTCGTCGAATCCCTGTGTACCCAAGTGCTGGTCATTTTCATTATCCGTACTCGCGGTAACCCGTTCAAAAGCCGCGCGCATCCGTTGCTGGTCGCCACCTCGCTGTCGATTGCGTTGATTGGCGCCATCCTGCCTTTTACCCCACTAGGCAGTTACTTCGGCTTTGTTCCCCCACCGGCCCAGTTTTATTTAATCCTGGCGGCGATGGCGGTCTCTTATCTGTTCGTGGTGGAACTCGCCAAAAGAGGTTTTTACAGCTGGCATAAAAAACACGGCAAGCCGCAACGCGTCGGTCATCGCTCGATATGA
- a CDS encoding ABC transporter permease, whose protein sequence is METLLNIYYLGIKELRSLSRDTMMLVMILFSFTGQVYLIATGVPQSLHKAPIAIVDEDRSPLSTRIINAFYEPYFLTPVIIDQYQTDHGMDVGLYSFVLDIPSHFQRDMLAGRQPALQLNIDATRISQAFIGNTYIQTILNGEVNAFAQGRRAVITLPVELEIRTRFNPNLSSVWFGSLMEVVNSITTLSIILTGAALIREREHGTIEHLLVMPLTPFEIMSAKVWSMGLVVVVVATASIIFVVHGLLEVPIQGSLGLFILGMLLHLFATTSLGIYLGTLARSMPQLGLLMLIILLPLQMLSGGMTPRESMPVLVQNIMLAAPTTHFVSLAQAILYRGAGFGIVWKDFLALIGIGGVFFALALNRFRNTISSMV, encoded by the coding sequence ATGGAAACCCTACTCAACATCTACTACCTAGGCATCAAAGAACTCCGCAGCCTCAGCCGCGACACCATGATGCTGGTAATGATCCTATTCTCCTTCACCGGCCAGGTGTATCTGATTGCAACCGGCGTGCCCCAATCCTTGCACAAAGCGCCAATCGCCATCGTCGACGAAGACCGTTCGCCACTCTCCACCCGCATCATTAACGCTTTCTATGAACCCTACTTTTTAACGCCGGTGATAATCGATCAATACCAAACCGATCACGGCATGGACGTTGGTTTGTATAGTTTTGTGCTGGATATTCCCTCGCATTTCCAGCGCGATATGTTGGCCGGCCGGCAGCCGGCGCTGCAATTGAACATCGACGCCACCCGCATCTCCCAAGCATTCATCGGCAATACCTATATCCAGACCATTTTAAACGGCGAAGTCAACGCTTTTGCTCAAGGTCGTCGGGCCGTCATAACCCTACCGGTAGAATTGGAGATTAGAACCCGCTTCAATCCCAATTTAAGCTCAGTGTGGTTCGGCTCGCTGATGGAAGTAGTGAATAGCATCACCACCTTGTCCATCATTTTGACCGGCGCGGCACTGATCCGCGAGCGCGAGCACGGCACGATCGAGCATCTATTGGTGATGCCGCTGACGCCATTTGAAATCATGTCAGCCAAAGTGTGGTCGATGGGCTTGGTCGTGGTGGTGGTAGCGACTGCGTCTATCATTTTTGTGGTGCATGGCTTACTGGAGGTACCGATTCAAGGCTCCCTGGGCTTGTTTATTTTGGGTATGTTGCTGCATCTGTTTGCCACTACTTCATTAGGCATATATTTGGGAACTTTGGCCCGTTCAATGCCTCAACTGGGGCTGTTGATGTTGATCATCTTGTTACCTTTGCAAATGCTGTCCGGCGGCATGACCCCGCGCGAAAGCATGCCGGTGCTGGTGCAAAACATCATGCTGGCAGCGCCGACCACGCATTTCGTGTCACTGGCGCAGGCTATTTTGTATCGTGGGGCCGGCTTTGGCATTGTTTGGAAAGATTTTTTGGCTTTGATCGGGATTGGCGGGGTGTTTTTTGCGCTGGCTCTAAATCGATTCAGGAATACCATTAGTTCAATGGTTTGA